Proteins encoded together in one Argiope bruennichi chromosome 1, qqArgBrue1.1, whole genome shotgun sequence window:
- the LOC129967447 gene encoding acid sphingomyelinase-like phosphodiesterase 3b: protein MRILFMKYLIFFSGFWTVWCDDIGYFWHITDTHVDQNYSRTGNVQNLCHEDLNSLQSKANSILDNGLYGNFLCDSPQYLINATILSMKQIHPTPDFIIWTGDNLPHTEKFDPGWDITFEAIRNTTLLLSSTFPNVLILPSIGNHDSFPPNILPADNTSNNIYKGYLEKGRWKDLINESEWSTFVKGGYYSHLVKPGLRIISLNTILWYEPNNLTAKISDPANQFQWLEGILKNSSKLSEKVYIIGHVPPGFYNRGFPGQKCGPTFHLPHLESYLKILLNYSQVIVGQLYGHLHVDMFQVYQYNTGVFKGSSLLASSVTPWHSNKQDNVSIPVNPSVRLIHYSRTDARLLEFDQYYLNLTKANNMSETPKENTNVYELLYSFAKFYGVPDLSTESLVQVYETLKRNKTVFDSFFTFLSAAERTVDCDSDCEVAQLCSISCSSNQEYDMCFKSSDYNYSTTPIPPHKSKESVIIYVSICLVTFGFILLLFIVIKKFWISSGRSEYSQFSSI from the exons atgcggatattatttatgaaatatctgatatttttttctggattttggACTGTTTGGTGTGATGATATTG gttatttttgGCATATAACTGATACTCATGTGGACCAAAATTATTCAAGAACTGGAAATGTTCAAAATCTATGTCATGAAGATCTAAATAGCTTGCAAAGCAAAGCTAACAGTATTTTGGATAATGGGTTGTATGGAAATTTTCTCTGTGATTCTCCACAATATCTTATAAATGCAACAATTCTATCTATGAAACAAATTCATCCAACTCCTGATTTCATAATCTGGACAGG GGATAATCTACCTCATACTGAAAAATTTGACCCTGGCTGGGATATTACTTTTGAAGCTATTAGAAACACTACTCTGCTCCTCTCTTCTACTTTTCCGAATGTACTAATATTGCCATCTATTGGAAATCATGATAGTTTTCCCCCTAACATTTTGCCTGCTGACAACACATCTAATAACATTTACAAAGGGTATCTCGAAAAAGGAAGGTGGAAAGATCTAATAAATGAAAGTGAATGGTCTACTTTTGTAAAAg GTGGTTACTATAGTCATTTGGTGAAACCAGGTCTTCGAATTATAAGTTTGAATACAATCTTGTGGTATGAACCAAATAACCTCACTGCAAAAATAAGTGACCCTGCAAATCAATTTCAGTGGTTAGAGggaattttgaagaattcttctaaattatcAGAAAAG GTTTACATTATTGGTCATGTACCGCCTGGATTTTATAATAGAGGTTTCCCTGGACAGAAGTGTGGCCCAACATTCCATCTTCCTCATTtagaatcttatttaaaaattttgctgaacTATTCACAAGTTATTGTTGGTCAGCTATATGGTCACCTTCATGTAGATATGTTTCAAGTATATCAATATAATACAG GTGTTTTCAAAGGTTCCTCACTTTTAGCATCTTCTGTAACTCCTTGGCATAGTAATAAACAAGACAATGTTTCCATACCTGTAAATCCTTCTGTGCGATTAATTCATTATTCTCGTACAGATGCTAGGTTATTAGAGTTCGATCAGTATTATCTGAATTTAACTAAGGCCAACAATATGTCAGAAACACCTAAG gaaaatacaaaTGTATATGAATTGCTGTATTCATTTGCAAAATTCTATGGTGTTCCAGATTTGTCAACTGAATCTTTGGTTCAAGTGTATGAAactctaaaaagaaataaaactgtatttgattcattttttacatttttaagtgcTGCAGAAAGGACTGTTGATTGTGACAGTGATTGTGAAGTTGCTCAACTATGTTCAATATCTTGCAGCAGTAATCAAGAATATGATATGTGTTTTAAAAGTAGTGATTATAACTATAGCACAACTCCTATTCCTCCTCACAAATCTAAAGAATCAGTGATTATATATGTGTCTATATGTTTGGTgacatttggttttattttattattatttattgtgattAAAAAGTTTTGGATTTCATCTGGCAGAAGTGAGTACAGTcagttttcttcaatttaa